From Thermogladius calderae 1633, a single genomic window includes:
- the ade gene encoding adenine deaminase, with protein sequence MRSLIEYFEAAAGRRRPTLLLKNARIVDVFTGSVVEGNLEIYKDRIIGLTKRVRDADLVLDVKGHYLLPGFIDSHIHIESTLLVPQQLARLLIPHGVTTLMADPHEIANVLGVRGVRLLVEMSRMSKIRVFVQVPSRVPTAPGLETTGAVLEDRDVEELLREESAVSLGELNYQNILRDPGYLRRVEAALKLGKRSNGHMAGVVEEDFVNALASAVLTDDHEVVSGDEAFVKLVRGVAVMVREGSSERNLTDVVKGLVGRLRDYRQLMFCTDDKHPTDILREGHIDYNVRKSIEEGLDPIVAVQMATINPATYFRLDHLIGSLAPGRKADVLVVDSLEKLGIRTVVFDGETVYHEGRLMFEVPRVELPEWARNTVRVNQGLKAEDLVVKVGSESRKALVRVIGVIPGQILKKELREWLGVRSGVVIGDVGRDIIHIAVVERHKGLPNVGKGFVRGFGLKKGAIGSSVSHDHHNIVVVGVDPLDMYVAVRRLSEIGGGFVAVMGGEILAELPLEFAGLMSTRSYEEVVERLNRLEYIARHVLGLSLPNPFMQLEFVSLPSVPEIGITDRGLVVDYKLVDPVIEVYR encoded by the coding sequence CGTCGACGTGTTTACCGGCAGCGTTGTCGAGGGGAACCTCGAGATCTACAAGGACAGGATCATCGGGTTGACTAAGAGAGTCAGAGACGCCGATTTGGTACTCGACGTTAAGGGTCACTACCTCTTACCCGGCTTCATAGACTCCCACATCCACATCGAGAGCACACTACTCGTCCCACAGCAACTAGCACGCCTCCTCATACCACACGGTGTCACCACTCTCATGGCAGACCCCCACGAGATAGCCAACGTCCTCGGAGTAAGAGGCGTCAGGCTACTAGTGGAGATGAGTAGGATGTCGAAGATCAGGGTGTTCGTACAAGTCCCATCCAGGGTCCCCACAGCACCCGGGCTAGAGACTACAGGTGCCGTACTAGAGGACAGAGATGTGGAGGAGCTGCTCAGAGAAGAATCCGCTGTCTCGCTTGGCGAGCTGAACTACCAGAACATACTGAGGGATCCGGGCTACCTGAGGAGGGTTGAGGCAGCTTTGAAGCTCGGGAAGAGGTCTAATGGTCACATGGCTGGAGTAGTAGAGGAAGACTTCGTTAACGCGCTAGCGTCAGCCGTGCTTACAGACGACCACGAGGTTGTCTCCGGCGACGAGGCTTTTGTTAAGCTGGTCAGGGGTGTAGCAGTCATGGTGAGAGAGGGTAGTAGCGAGAGGAACCTCACCGACGTGGTCAAGGGATTGGTGGGCAGGCTCAGGGACTACCGCCAACTGATGTTCTGCACCGACGATAAGCATCCCACGGACATCTTGAGAGAAGGGCACATCGACTACAATGTACGAAAGTCTATTGAGGAGGGTCTAGACCCTATCGTGGCGGTTCAGATGGCGACTATAAACCCCGCCACGTACTTCAGGCTAGACCACTTAATAGGCTCTCTGGCCCCAGGTCGTAAAGCAGACGTATTGGTCGTAGACAGTCTCGAGAAGCTGGGTATAAGGACCGTAGTCTTCGACGGTGAGACTGTGTACCACGAAGGTAGACTCATGTTCGAGGTCCCGCGGGTCGAGTTACCCGAGTGGGCGAGGAACACCGTGAGAGTCAACCAGGGTCTAAAGGCGGAGGACCTTGTGGTAAAAGTCGGCTCGGAGAGTAGAAAGGCCCTAGTGAGGGTGATAGGAGTGATCCCTGGGCAGATCCTCAAGAAGGAGCTAAGAGAGTGGCTAGGGGTTAGAAGCGGAGTAGTAATTGGGGACGTGGGGCGCGACATCATCCACATAGCAGTGGTGGAGAGGCACAAGGGGCTGCCCAACGTAGGCAAGGGTTTTGTGAGGGGCTTCGGCCTGAAGAAGGGGGCGATAGGTTCAAGCGTGTCACACGACCACCACAACATAGTGGTAGTTGGCGTAGACCCTCTAGACATGTACGTCGCTGTGAGAAGGCTGAGCGAGATAGGTGGGGGCTTCGTCGCCGTAATGGGCGGTGAGATATTGGCGGAGCTCCCTCTAGAGTTCGCTGGGTTGATGTCGACTAGGAGCTACGAGGAGGTCGTGGAGAGGTTAAACAGACTCGAGTACATCGCGAGGCACGTGCTGGGGTTGAGCCTCCCCAATCCGTTCATGCAGCTAGAGTTCGTTTCGTTGCCGTCTGTCCCCGAGATCGGGATCACGGACAGAGGTCTAGTTGTAGACTACAAGCTGGTCGACCCGGTCATCGAGGTTTACAGATGA
- a CDS encoding MFS transporter, which produces MFKDKKSAYAAVAFVNTLGWGVYYSFTRRYLVDELSAGRVVMLLAGLEWGMSMASLFAALLEQRLGRKSILIGGLSSLPIVASSFIKEPYAFSAVISLSSLLWALSWPSVISSVFQEVTGEYGKAYSSFTIATGLGFGVGALLSGLVYKLGGAFLVFLLIALLFATTFVAGWALSPTGKSTSYSKIEWGLRDRGLTAFLTSLTLIVFAREMFFAVGAVKLSRSIDELFSQVDEGTRYVLYGLFYGFIGSLISPFARLVSGRVVDKYGPLNVYIASSASYLVTYWLFALTSGIVPALLWLVPLYPFLDTSVYSYVAERSRENNRTHGFGQVIFFTSLGGILLLPAQPLVGSNTLRAGCFITAAALSSIVIAYSKSRSNGDRPR; this is translated from the coding sequence ATGTTCAAGGACAAGAAGAGCGCTTACGCGGCTGTCGCCTTCGTTAACACTCTGGGATGGGGAGTCTACTACTCGTTTACGCGGAGGTACCTGGTCGACGAGTTGTCGGCGGGCAGGGTCGTCATGTTGCTGGCAGGTCTAGAATGGGGGATGAGCATGGCCTCGCTTTTCGCGGCTCTCCTAGAGCAGCGTCTCGGCCGAAAGAGTATTCTGATCGGGGGCCTTTCCTCGCTACCGATCGTCGCGTCGAGCTTCATTAAGGAGCCTTACGCTTTCTCGGCTGTCATAAGCTTGTCGAGCCTCTTGTGGGCTTTATCGTGGCCGAGCGTCATCTCCTCCGTGTTCCAGGAGGTCACGGGCGAGTACGGTAAGGCCTACAGTAGCTTCACAATCGCGACAGGGCTAGGCTTCGGGGTCGGAGCCCTACTATCTGGCCTCGTGTACAAGTTGGGTGGGGCCTTTCTCGTGTTCCTGTTAATAGCCCTCCTATTCGCGACCACGTTCGTAGCGGGTTGGGCTTTAAGCCCTACGGGGAAGAGCACTAGCTACAGTAAAATTGAGTGGGGGCTAAGGGACAGAGGGTTGACAGCCTTCCTCACGTCTTTAACCCTAATCGTATTCGCCCGCGAGATGTTCTTCGCTGTGGGCGCTGTAAAGCTTAGCAGGAGTATAGACGAGCTGTTTTCACAAGTAGACGAGGGGACAAGGTACGTCTTGTACGGGTTGTTCTACGGCTTCATAGGCTCCCTTATAAGCCCCTTCGCGAGGCTGGTGTCGGGCCGCGTAGTCGACAAGTATGGTCCGTTAAACGTTTACATAGCGTCGAGCGCCTCCTACCTAGTCACCTACTGGCTGTTCGCCCTGACAAGCGGTATCGTGCCGGCCCTGCTCTGGCTGGTCCCCCTATACCCGTTCCTAGACACGTCAGTGTACTCGTACGTCGCGGAGAGGAGTAGGGAGAACAACAGAACTCACGGCTTTGGACAGGTCATATTCTTCACAAGCCTCGGCGGTATCCTCCTCCTACCAGCTCAACCCCTAGTGGGCTCTAACACGCTGAGAGCAGGGTGTTTCATCACAGCAGCGGCCCTCTCCTCCATAGTCATTGCTTACTCTAAGTCGAGAAGCAATGGGGATCGCCCCAGGTAA